One Drosophila kikkawai strain 14028-0561.14 chromosome 3L, DkikHiC1v2, whole genome shotgun sequence genomic window carries:
- the LOC108079729 gene encoding ubiquitin-conjugating enzyme E2 S-like, giving the protein MSSITLLNDSLSPQVIRQVMRELQDMQTESPEGIKLLINERDALDIQALIEGPIGTPYAGGIFRIKLTLNNDFPSTPPKAIFLTKIFHPNVSLTGEICVNTLKKDWKPDLGIKHILITIKCLLIAPNPESALNAEAGQMLLEQYEDYSKRARMMTEIHAKSVYAGEAKPAELQEQKMKDTLKEKLLKEKKRALKRL; this is encoded by the coding sequence ATGAGCTCAATAACCCTACTTAATGACAGCCTGTCGCCGCAGGTCATCCGCCAGGTAATGCGGGAGCTGCAGGACATGCAGACGGAGTCGCCGGAGGGCATAAAGCTCCTCATCAACGAACGCGATGCCTTGGATATCCAGGCTCTTATTGAAGGACCCATTGGCACACCCTATGCCGGTGGTATTTTCCGCATCAAACTAACCCTAAACAATGATTTTCCCAGCACTCCGCCAAAGGCAATTTTCCTTACCAAAATCTTTCACCCGAATGTCTCCCTCACCGGGGAGATTTGTGTGAATACATTGAAAAAGGACTGGAAGCCGGATCTGGGCATTAAGCATATACTGATCACCATCAAGTGCCTGCTGATTGCTCCCAATCCAGAGTCAGCCCTAAATGCAGAGGCTGGCCAGATGCTTCTGGAGCAATACGAAGACTACTCGAAGCGGGCACGCATGATGACAGAGATTCATGCCAAGTCGGTATATGCTGGAGAGGCCAAGCCAGCAGAGTTGCAGGAGCAGAAGATGAAGGACACACTCAAGGAGAAGCTGCTCAAGGAGAAGAAGCGAGCGCTGAAGAGGCTTTGA
- the LOC108079739 gene encoding uncharacterized protein: MCHYPCYPCAALCPCGGSGPSGFYDPCFGPYNGPFNSWCGPSGPGFWGGGCC, encoded by the coding sequence ATGTGCCACTACCCTTGCTATCCTTGCGCCGCCTTGTGCCCCTGTGGTGGCAGTGGACCCAGTGGCTTTTATGATCCTTGCTTTGGTCCCTATAATGGTCCTTTCAACTCTTGGTGCGGGCCCAGTGGTCCTGGCTTCTGGGGAGGTGGCTGTtgctaa
- the LOC108079733 gene encoding uncharacterized protein, translating into MPSVFLQLETNDGKLHIVERALVKQMGIIREMLKLECGDTTEVIPLPRVDSETLKLLLKWCESMKSWTDDAEVSVRINILKRLIQRSGGDDEVLFQLITAANYLQMDSLLDAGTQLLANIIQSYDSAEELRLRFSIANEEE; encoded by the coding sequence atgcCCTCTGTATTCTTGCAACTGGAAACAAACGATGGCAAACTCCATATCGTGGAACGTGCCTTGGTGAAACAAATGGGCATCATCCGCGAAATGCTGAAACTGGAGTGTGGGGATACCACCGAAGTGATACCTCTGCCCAGGGTGGATTCGGAGACACTGAAACTCCTCCTCAAGTGGTGCGAATCTATGAAATCTTGGACGGATGATGCCGAAGTATCCGTACGCATAAATATACTGAAGAGATTAATCCAACGTTCTGGCGGGGATGACGAGGTCCTGTTTCAGCTGATCACTGCGGCCAACTATCTGCAGATGGACAGTCTCCTGGATGCCGGCACtcagctgctggccaatataATCCAAAGCTATGACAGTGCCGAGGAGCTGAGGCTACGTTTTAGTATTGCAAATGAAGAGGAATAA